In the genome of Deltaproteobacteria bacterium, the window CGTAAAGTGTAACCGCTGCGGCTTCTGCCTGGCCGCCTGTCCGGTCTATCAGGCTACGGGGGTGGAGACCAAAGCTCCGCGTGGCCGAAACTCTCTGGCCCGAGCCTTGCTCGACAAAAATTTTACCTGGAGCGCCGAAACGCGGGACTCCCTGTTTCAATGCCTGGGCTGTCGGGCCTGCGTGGAAGCCTGTTTCCCTGAAGTGGAGACCGACGAAATCGTGATCTCCATGCGTTCGGATTACTACCGCGAGTTCGGGGAGCCATGGCTGCAGCGATATCTTTTTCGCCGTTTATTGCCGGATCCCCAAAAGTTATCTGCGGCCCTCAAGAAAGCTTTTCTATTGCAGAGCGGAGCCAGGCTGATTCGGGCTTTGGGCTTCCTTCCCTGGTTGAACCGGGACCTCCTGCGGGCTATGGACTTATTACCCCCTTTGCCGGATCAAACCCTTCGGGAGCGATGGCCGGTGCCTACCGGAGAACAAGGGGGCCAGGGGAAAAAGATAGCCTATTTCGGCGGCTGTGCTTTCAATTTCGCTCTGCCTGATATCGGCTTAGCAACCCTGAGCCTGCTCCTAAAAGGTGGCAACCAAGTCTTTTGGCCTGAACACGGATGTTGCGGCTTGCCGGCCTACGGTCACGGGGACCTCGAAGGCGCGAGGATCATGGCCCGGAAAAATTTGAGGGTATTCCAGGATCTCGACGTCGAGGCGGTGGTCACAGAATGTGCCAGTTGTTCTTCCTTTCTGAAAAAATATCCCGTTCTCCTGGCCCGGGAGCCCGGTTCCGCCGAACAGGCCCAGAAATTCAGCAGCCGCGTACTGGATATAAGCGAGTTCCTTTCCACCCAAGCCCTTTCCTTCCCGCAGAATCATCAAACCCTGAAAGTTACCTTCCACGACCCTTGCCACCTGAACCGCTTTCAGCAAATAAAGTCCCAACCGCGTGATCTGCTGAAGAAAATACCGGGCTTACAGTTCGTGGAGATGCCCGAGGCCGACTGGTGTTGCGGCGGAGGAGCGGGGTTGAATCTTGCGAACTATGACCTGTCCATGAAAATTCTGCAGCGCAAGATGGACAATCTTCAGAAGAGTAAAGCCCAGGTCCTGGTCACTTCCTGCCCGGGTTGTTTTTTACAGTTGAGGCATGGAGCCAAAAAACACAAGCTGCCGGTTGAAGTCCGCTACCTGACCGCCATCCTGGCGGAAGCGGGGAAAAATGTTCCCAAGGAATGACTCATGAGCCGATCCTGGAAATACCTTCATTCCAAGATCATCCAATCCTGCCGTGTCTTCAGTATCAAGAGTGAGCGTTACCGCTCTCCCCGTTCCGGGAAAGAGCATGACTTTTACCTCATCGATTCCGTCGATTGGGTGAATGTAATCCCCCTTACTTCTGATGAGAAAGTGATCCTGGTTAAACAATTTCGCTTCGGGACCAAAGATTTTTGCCTGGAAATTCCGGGGGGGATGATTGACGAGGGGGATACGCCCTCACAGGCGGCCAGCCGCGAGCTTTTGGAAGAGACCGGCTATGCGGGCGAAGAGCCAATCCTTTTGGGCATCGTCCACCCTAATCCAGCCATTCATACCAACCGTTGCTATACCTATCTGGTCAGGAATGTGACCTTCACCAATCCCCCCCAGCAGGATTCTACCGAAGATATCGAGGTGAAGATCGTGCCCTTGGTGAAAATTCCCCGGCTTATCCACGGCGGCCAAATTACTCACGCCTTAGTGATCGCGGCTTTTTACTGGCTTTTTTCCCCCTCGCTCTTTCCTTCTTTTCCAAAGATATAAGGAGGGAGTTAAATTTAATTCCGCATTCCGCATTCCGCATTCCGCAATCCGCAATTTTTTTAAAATGTTGAGGCAATCACTACCCTCTGAATTTCGTTCGTCCCTTCATAAATTTGGGTTATCTTGGCATCGCGCATATAACGTTCCACCGGATACTCCTTGACGTACCCGTATCCTCCGAGAACCTGCACCGCTTCCACCGTGACCCGCATAGCCACGTCAGAACAGAAGCACTTGGACATGGATGATAAACGGATGGTCTCCGGGCTTATCCTGGACATGTCCTTGGGAAGCTCCTGGAGTACAGCTGCCGTTTTGTACAGGAGCTGCCGGGAAGCCTCAATATCCATGGCCATATCCGCGAGCTTAAACGATATCCCCTGGTGAGCGATGATCGGTTTTCCGAAGGCTACCCGCTCCTTGGCATAATTCAGGGCGTACTCAAAGGCGCCGGCGGCAATTCCCAGGGCCTGGGCACCGACTGCCGGGCGGCTGAAATCTAAGGTCTTCATCATGATGGCAAAACCCAATCCTTCTTGGGTAAGCAGGTTTTCGGCCGGAACCGGACAGTCCTCGAAGACCAACTCCACCGTATCAGAAGAGCGGATGCCTAATTTCCTTATGGGCGGACTCTAACAAAGATTTTTTGGATTTGTCAACTGGGAAGGGGTCCCCCTCACCCCCATTTTTTAGAACCACTTTTGTAGTGGTCCGGGCGGACAGGGTGGGGTCCATGGAGGATATAGCGGTTTTAAAGTCCTTCCTTTTTCATCTCTTCGGCGAGTTTCTTCTGTTTTTCGGTAAGACTTTTAGGATGTTTGATTAGAATACGCACAAACTCATCCCCCCGGCCCCCTCCTTGGAAATGAGGTAATCCAAACCCTTTCAAGCGGATCCGGCTATGGCTTTGGGTTCCGGGTGGGACTTTTATGTGTTTGGAACCGTCAAGGGTGGGAACTTCAATCGTCGTACCCAGGAGAGCCTCGGAAATTTTGATCTCCTTATCCAGAGTAAGGTCACTTCCTTCTCTCTTGAAAAGAGGGTGATCGGCAATGTTTACTTGGAGATATAAATCCCCAGGAGGTATGCCGCGACCCCCTTCCATTCCTTTTCCCGCCAGGCGTAGCTTTTTCCCACTCTCGATTCCCGGAGGGATTTTGACCGTTACTTCTTCTACTTTCCCTCCTTTCTGGAACTTTATTTTCTTCTCTCCGCCGGATGCAACCTCCTGGAAAGTGAGGTTCAATGCGGAATGAACGTCCTGCCCTTTCAGGGGTGTCGCGCCTCTGGTCTGGTATTCACCTCCCGAAAACATGTCCTCAAAACCAGCACCTTGCCTCCTTTTTTGACCGAAGAGATCCTCAAATCCCCCATAATGGACTTTGCCTCCCCTATTGGTGGTGGAAAAACCCAAATTTTTGAAAAGATCGCTGATGTCGAACCCCCGAAAAATATCCTCCTGGGAGAAACGCTGGCTGAATCCGGAAGGCCCAAACTGGTCATATTGCTGGCGTTTCCCTTTATCACTCAAGACGGCATAAGCCTCGTTGATCTCCTTGAAGCGCTCCTCCGCCTGTTTGTTCCCGGGATTGCGATCGGGATGATGCTTCATGGCCAGCTTGCGGTAAGCCTTTTTGATTTCGTCTTCACTGGCGCTCTTTTTGACGCCCAATACCTCGTAATAATCCCTCTTGGCCATTTCCTCACTCGCCTTTGTAAGTCTCTTGAATCAATCGGTTCAGGTAATTTTCCGGATTCTCCATTCCTTCCGGCGGAATGAAAAACTCCTGCTTTCCGGTCTTCTCTTTGATAAGTTTTAACCCGTGCTCATAGTTCTGAAAAGACTGCTTCAAAAAAGCACCGGGTTCAAACCCTTCTTCCCATATTCTTTCAACCAGGCGTTCGATCGCCTCTGCGGTGAAATGGAGCTGCACTTCATTGCGGCTGGAAAACGTCCGTTCAAAATCCAGGGCCGCCCGATGGATCACCAATACTTCTTCCACCGCAGAATCTATGTCCGTCCGCCCTTCCACCGTCCGTTTCGTAATCAGGTGAATGCTCCGGTCTGAAAAAGCAACCCCATAGCGGGACGCGAATTCCGCCTCCTTTTTGCGGATGGATATTTCCAACCCCTTCTCTTCTTCTTCCTGTAATCTGTGGAAGAGGGCTTCTCGCTCCGGGTTTTCGGGGTTTTGCAGAAGCTTGTGCAGCTCCCCTACCGGGTTATCCACCATGGCCCGGGTGACAACCAGATGGCGAATAGCCGTCGAAGGAAGAGTATGTTCGAATTTTAAGAGCACTCGTTCCGCGGCGCTAACCAAACCCCGGGCGCCGGTCCGTTCTTGGAAAGCATTCTCGGCAATCCGGTGGAGCGCTTCGTCTTCAAACTGCAGATCGATCCCGTAGGCCTTGAAGTCCCGCTTCTTGCCGATGGTGATCGGGCTTTTGGGATTCCGCAGGATGTTATAAAGGTCCTCGACTTCCAAATGTTCAAAAACCGTTACCACCGGTAACCTGCCGATGAATTCTGATTCAAACCCGTATTGAATGAAATCCTCAGCTTTTATCTGCTGCAAGTTCTCGGCTCTTTCGTCTTTGGATTTGATCTCGGCTCCAAATCCCATACCCTGCCGGTTTAAGCGTTTTTTAATGATTTCCTCCAGACCAGTGAATGCCCCGCTCATGATGAAGAGGATATGCTTGGTGTTGATCTTCTTCTTTTCCCTTTTCCCCGTTTTCTGGAATTCCATAATTGCTTCCATCTGCGCAACGGGGTCATGGGGAACCTTCAGTTCCACTTCGGTCTCTTCCATGGGTTTGAGCAAAGCCCGTTGCACACCGGAACGGGATACATCCGGGCCGATCAGGTTGGGCGAGGCCGCGATTTTGTCCACTTCATCCAGATAGATGATCCCGTACTGGGCCAGTTCAATATCTCCTTTGGCTTCGTAGACCAGATCCCGGACCAGATCTTCCACATCCCCACCCACATAACCTGTCTCACTAAACTTCGTAGCGTCTCCTTTGACAAAGGGCACTCCGATCTTTCCGGCAATGAGTTTCACCAGGAAAGTCTTACCGACGCCGGTGGGGCCGATCATGATGATGTTATTCTTGATCTCCCCTACACCTTCATGACGCTTATTTTTATTCTTGGACTCAAACATTTTGATCCGGTTGAAATGGGTGCAGACCTTCGTCGCCAAAACCTCTTTGGCTTCATCTTGCTTGACCAAATATTCATCCAAATAAGATTTTAATTCTTCAGGTTTCATGTTGAAGTGAATGACCAGGGGTTCAGAACGTTTCTCTTGCTCCCCTTCTTCCACCTTCTCCCCGGCTGCCTCGGCGAGGGGACCCAGCCCGGCAAACTGAACCCTTCGGCCATATTTTTTCGCTAGATAATCGCTTAAATCTTTTTGGATCTCTTTGATGTCCAAATCTTTGTTATCGAAAATCTTCTCCATCATTCTTCCAACCCTCCAAAATACTTTTCCTTCCATTATTATAATACTGATTGCCCAATCACGCCAGCTTTTAACTTGCTCTTGCCGGTTTTATCCCTCTATTTTCCCCTTTTTGCTTGATTTTCAAAAACTTTCTTGTTTAAATAAATTTTGATGCAATGAATTTTGATGATCTCGTAAAAAGTCTTATTTTAGCCACAGAGGCCACCGAGGACTCAGAGAATAGCTTTTACTTTTAAATGTGTTAGCTCTGTGTGCTCTGTGTACTCTGTGGCCAATTTTGCTTTTTTACGAATTTATCAATTTTGGCCTTTCTTTCTTTTTAATGCTTTTGATGCCTGGCAATCTGCGGCGATCGGCGTCCAAAAAAATGCATGAACTTTCTGTAACCCAGAGTATCCTGGAAATTGCCCTCGACTATGGCACTCGCAACCAGGCGCAGAAAATCATTGAGATCCATCTGCAGATCGGGGAGATCAGTGACTTTGATGACGAATGGATCCAGCGCTATTTCGACTTCGTGAGTAAGGGGACCATCGCCGAGGGAGCCAAGCTGCGTATATCCCGAACCCCCGCCCGGCTGCAATGCAACCCGTGTTCCTTCATCTTTCCCCTGGATAAATCCACCTGGAATACCCAATGTCCATCCTGTAATAGTAAGGATTGTCAGCTTATTTCCGGCCGGGAGTTTCGCGTGGAAGCGCTGGAAGTAGTATGAAAAGAGAAGGCAAGTGTAAAAGGGGTCACG includes:
- a CDS encoding (Fe-S)-binding protein, translated to MITAPKDEVVKCNRCGFCLAACPVYQATGVETKAPRGRNSLARALLDKNFTWSAETRDSLFQCLGCRACVEACFPEVETDEIVISMRSDYYREFGEPWLQRYLFRRLLPDPQKLSAALKKAFLLQSGARLIRALGFLPWLNRDLLRAMDLLPPLPDQTLRERWPVPTGEQGGQGKKIAYFGGCAFNFALPDIGLATLSLLLKGGNQVFWPEHGCCGLPAYGHGDLEGARIMARKNLRVFQDLDVEAVVTECASCSSFLKKYPVLLAREPGSAEQAQKFSSRVLDISEFLSTQALSFPQNHQTLKVTFHDPCHLNRFQQIKSQPRDLLKKIPGLQFVEMPEADWCCGGGAGLNLANYDLSMKILQRKMDNLQKSKAQVLVTSCPGCFLQLRHGAKKHKLPVEVRYLTAILAEAGKNVPKE
- a CDS encoding NUDIX hydrolase, which gives rise to MSRSWKYLHSKIIQSCRVFSIKSERYRSPRSGKEHDFYLIDSVDWVNVIPLTSDEKVILVKQFRFGTKDFCLEIPGGMIDEGDTPSQAASRELLEETGYAGEEPILLGIVHPNPAIHTNRCYTYLVRNVTFTNPPQQDSTEDIEVKIVPLVKIPRLIHGGQITHALVIAAFYWLFSPSLFPSFPKI
- a CDS encoding DnaJ C-terminal domain-containing protein, translated to MAKRDYYEVLGVKKSASEDEIKKAYRKLAMKHHPDRNPGNKQAEERFKEINEAYAVLSDKGKRQQYDQFGPSGFSQRFSQEDIFRGFDISDLFKNLGFSTTNRGGKVHYGGFEDLFGQKRRQGAGFEDMFSGGEYQTRGATPLKGQDVHSALNLTFQEVASGGEKKIKFQKGGKVEEVTVKIPPGIESGKKLRLAGKGMEGGRGIPPGDLYLQVNIADHPLFKREGSDLTLDKEIKISEALLGTTIEVPTLDGSKHIKVPPGTQSHSRIRLKGFGLPHFQGGGRGDEFVRILIKHPKSLTEKQKKLAEEMKKEGL
- a CDS encoding AAA family ATPase, which produces MMEKIFDNKDLDIKEIQKDLSDYLAKKYGRRVQFAGLGPLAEAAGEKVEEGEQEKRSEPLVIHFNMKPEELKSYLDEYLVKQDEAKEVLATKVCTHFNRIKMFESKNKNKRHEGVGEIKNNIIMIGPTGVGKTFLVKLIAGKIGVPFVKGDATKFSETGYVGGDVEDLVRDLVYEAKGDIELAQYGIIYLDEVDKIAASPNLIGPDVSRSGVQRALLKPMEETEVELKVPHDPVAQMEAIMEFQKTGKREKKKINTKHILFIMSGAFTGLEEIIKKRLNRQGMGFGAEIKSKDERAENLQQIKAEDFIQYGFESEFIGRLPVVTVFEHLEVEDLYNILRNPKSPITIGKKRDFKAYGIDLQFEDEALHRIAENAFQERTGARGLVSAAERVLLKFEHTLPSTAIRHLVVTRAMVDNPVGELHKLLQNPENPEREALFHRLQEEEEKGLEISIRKKEAEFASRYGVAFSDRSIHLITKRTVEGRTDIDSAVEEVLVIHRAALDFERTFSSRNEVQLHFTAEAIERLVERIWEEGFEPGAFLKQSFQNYEHGLKLIKEKTGKQEFFIPPEGMENPENYLNRLIQETYKGE
- the hypA gene encoding hydrogenase maturation nickel metallochaperone HypA → MHELSVTQSILEIALDYGTRNQAQKIIEIHLQIGEISDFDDEWIQRYFDFVSKGTIAEGAKLRISRTPARLQCNPCSFIFPLDKSTWNTQCPSCNSKDCQLISGREFRVEALEVV